The Chrysoperla carnea chromosome X, inChrCarn1.1, whole genome shotgun sequence genome includes a region encoding these proteins:
- the LOC123302407 gene encoding uncharacterized protein LOC123302407 yields the protein MAFKQVCTSLLVTVACCTVLSVATPLSYLRDNDQNGFPFGNQGSFTYLRDNGANQVYPVQSGPVNYINNIGSSQVQTIGSYPGVISNVGLVGNGFGSNIVNNVNGLSTLPYSTIAQTLPVYNQVVSYPSAQQILPVAQYVQQPSYIGGSAGYPNNNQITNTQTVPVEINYNPGCVGRR from the exons atggcattcaaacaagtttgtaCTTCATTGTTGGTAACAGTAGCTTGTTGCACTGTTTTATCAGTGGCAACACCATTGAGTTACTTAAGAGATAACGATCAAAATGGTTTCCCGTTCGGAAATCAAGGCTCATTTACTTATTTAAGAGACAATGGCGCTAATCAAGTATACCCCGTACAG tcAGGACCAGTGAACTATATCAATAACATTGGTAGCTCTCAAGTACAAACTATTGGTTCATATCCAGGTGTAATTAGCAATGTTGGACTCGTTGGAAACGGATTTGGTTCCAATATCGTAAACAATGTAAATGGATTATCCACACTTCCATACTCCACCATTGCACAG acTTTACCAGTTTACAATCAAGTTGTAAGCTACCCAAGTGCTCAACAAATCTTACCAGTTGCTCAATATGTTCAACAACCCTCATACATTGGTGGATCAGCAGGATACCCAAATAACAATCAAATCACCAACACTCAAACCGTCCCAGTAGAGATCAACTACAACCCAGGATGCGTTGGACGcagataa
- the LOC123302406 gene encoding uncharacterized protein LOC123302406 has protein sequence MAFKQVCTSLLVTVACCTVLSVATPLSYLRDNDQNGFPFGNQGSFTYLRDNGANQVYPVQSGPVNYINNIGSSQVQTVGSYPGVISNVGLVGNGFGSNIVNNVNGLSTLPYSTIAQTLPVYNQVVSYPSAQQILPVAQYVQQPSYIGGSAGYPNNNQITNTQTVPVEINYNPGCVGRR, from the exons atggcattcaaacaagtttgtaCTTCATTGTTGGTAACAGTAGCTTGTTGCACTGTTTTATCAGTGGCAACACCATTGAGTTACTTAAGAGATAACGATCAAAATGGTTTCCCGTTCGGAAATCAAGGTTCATTTACTTATTTAAGAGACAATGGCGCTAATCAAGTATACCCCGTACAG tcAGGACCAGTGAACTATATCAATAACATTGGTAGCTCTCAAGTACAAACTGTTGGTTCATATCCAGGTGTAATTAGCAATGTTGGACTCGTTGGAAACGGATTTGGTTCCAATATCGTAAACAATGTAAATGGATTATCCACACTTCCATACTCCACCATTGCACAG actTTACCAGTTTACAATCAAGTTGTAAGCTACCCAAGTGCTCAACAAATCTTACCAGTTGCTCAATATGTTCAACAACCCTCATACATTGGTGGATCAGCAGGATACCCAAATAACAATCAAATCACCAACACTCAAACCGTCCCAGTAGAGATCAACTACAACCCAGGATGCGTTGGACGcagataa